GCCGATGACGATTTATCTGTTTTAGGACAAATGAAGTTTAACGATGTTGGATTAACCATAAACATGTTAAATGCGCCATTTAAAAACATCAATAAATCAATTGTATTTAATCGTCAAGGAATTGTTTTAGATAATTTTCAGATTACCGATATTGATAATAATACGCTGAATTTAGATGGTAAAATTTTAACCACCAATTATCAGGATTTTAAATTTGATTTGAATTTAGAATCTAAAAACTTTGTGGTAATGAATTCTACCGAAAAAGATAACGATTTGTTTTACGGTAAAATGGGCATCGATTTAGATATGTCAATAAAAGGCACTTCTTTATTGCCACAAATTAACGGTAGCATCAACATCAATAAAGATACCGATTTTACCTTTGTTTTACCAGCAAGCGATCCGTCGTTAGCAGAACGTGAAGGTATTGTAGAATTTGTTGACAACAATGCGTTTGTATTTAATCAAACCCTAGAAACTGATGAGCAATTGGGGCAAACCGATATAAAAGGTATTAATTTAAATGCAGCTATTTCGGTAAATAAAGAAGCAACTTTAAATGTAATTGTAGATAAGCAGCACGGCGATAAATTGGTTTTAAACGGCTCAGCGCAATTAGCTGGCGGAATAGATCCGTCTGGAGGAATTTCGTTAACCGGTACGTATGAAATTGAAAGCGGATCGTACGATATGACATTTAACTTTATTAAACGTAAATTTGATATTAAAAAAGGTTCGTATATTATTTGGACCGGGCAACCAACATCTGCCATTGCAAATATTACTGCTATTTACCGCACCAATGTTGCACCGATTGATTTGTTAACTTCGCAATTACAAGGCATGTCAGAATCAGAACAAAATTTGTACAAGCAACGTATTCCGGTAGAAACTTTGTTAGAATTAAGCGGCGAATTGTTAAAACCAAAATTAGCTTTCAACATTCAGCTGCCCGAAAATAATTACAACGTATCAACCGAAGTTTACAATGCGGTTGATGATAAGCTAAAGCAATTACGTACAGACGAATCAGAATTAAACAAACAGGTTATTGCCTTGCTAATTTTTAACCGTTTTATTGGTACCAGCTCGTTAAGTTCGGCAGCCGGATCATCAGTTTCTAGCATTGCACGTCAAAGCGTTAGTAATTTAGTTTCTGAAGAATTAAATTCGATCGCTTCGCATTTAATTACCGGGGTAGATTTAAATTTTGATTTAGATACTACCGAAGATTATTCAAGCGGTAAAAAAGCCAATCGTACCGATTTAAACGTACAAGTTTCTAAACGTTTGTTTGACGATCGTTTAAAAATTACCGTAGGTAGTAACTTTGGTTTAGAAGGCGAGGAGCGTGCAAACGAACAAACAACCAACATTGCCGGCGATATTTCTGCCGAATATATGCTAACCGCAGACGGCCGTTATATGATTCGCGTGTATCGTAAAAATACGTATCAAGTTGCTTTTCAAGGTCAGGTAGTAGAAACTGGGGTAACCTTTATTATTACCATGAATTACAATACATATAAAGAATATGTGCGTAAAAATCGCGAAGCGCGAGAACAACGTAAATTACAAAAAGAACAACAACGCAAGTTGAAAGAAGATACCAAAACCATTTAAAATCAATCCGTTTTAGTCCCAATTAAATGAAAAGCACTGTTTTTTCCATAAAATATTTTTTACTCCTTGTATTAATCGCAATTTATACAACAAGTTGTTCTGGGATTAAAGCAGTTCCTGAAGGTGAATATTTGTACGTGGGGCCTAAAATTGCTGTTTTACCCGATTCTATTTATTCTAAATCCGAACGAAAAGCTTTTGATGCAGAAATTAATGCGTTGCTTTTTCCTAAACCTAATAAATCATTTTGGGGCATGCGTCCCGGGTTGTTTTTTCACAATTTAAAAAATCCAGAAAAAAAATCGGGCTTAGGCCATTGGCTAAGCAAAAAATTTGGCGAAGAACCTATTTTACTTTCTAATGTAGATGTTAATTACAACCGCGATTTAATTGTTAACCGATTAGAAAACAAAGGTTATTTTAACGTGCGTGCCGAGGCAGAAGCTAATACAAAAGTTAAAACTGCAACTGTTGATTACGAGGTAACACCAAATGCTCAGTTTTTAATTCGCGATGTAAGTTATGCTAGCGATTCGTCGCGCATTTGGCAAGATATTTTAAAAACTGAAAAACACAGTTTATTAAAACCCAATCAGCCGTATAATTTAGATGTTATTAAGCAAGAACGTGTTCGTATTGATACATATTTGCGCAACCACGGTTATTTTTATTTTATAGATGATTATTTACTTATTCAGGCAGATAGCTCGGTAGGAAAACATCAGGTAGATTTAAGATTAGTTTTAAAACCTACTACGCCAAAAATTGCAAAATATCCGTATAGCATTAACGATATTTTTGTTTACGTAGGAAATAACGATGCCAACTATTTTTTAAATTATAAAAAAGATACGGTTCCGAATTATAAAAACATTGTAATTACAGATCTCGATTCGTTATTTAAGCCTAAAATTTTTGACAATACCATACATTTTAAAACCGGAGGATTATACAACCGCCGCGATCAATCTATTTCCTTAAATAGATTGGTTAACTTAGGTATTTTTAAGTTTGTTAAAAACCAATTTGTCATTGCCGATTCGCTAAATCATAAGCTGAATGTAATGTACATGTTGTCGCCTTCAGAAATGAAATCGTTACGTTTTGAAACTACCGGAAAAACCAACTCGGCTAGTTATACCGGGTTTGAGGTTTCTACCAATTGGCAACATAAAAACTTATTTAAAGGCGGTGAACGTTTTAAGTTTTCTGTTTTTGGCGGAATGGATTTTCAGTTAGGAGGTAATAATCAAGGATATGATATTTACCGTTTAGGTTCTGAGCTCAGCATCAATTGGCCGCGCTTAATTGCGCCTTTCGGAATAAATTATACCGGTGATTACGTGCCAAGAACCCAAGCAACCATTGGATACGAATTTCAGAAAAGGATGCAGTTGTATGCTTTAAATACATTTAAAACGTCGTTTGGTTACAATTGGAAATACCGAACATTCTCAGAACATAATTTGGATGTAATTGAAATTTTTTACGTTTCTCCAACATCGGTAACCGAGCTTTTTCAAAACCAAGCCCAAACCAATTCTTACGATGCTCGTATTTTAAATAAACAGCTCACATTTGGACCAACGTACAGCTATACATTTACCAATACCATGTTAAACAAAAAAAACACATGGTATTATAAAGGTTCGGCAGATTTATCGGCTAACATTGTAGGTTTACTTACTGGCGCCAATGTAAAAAAAGGGAAAGAAAAAGAAATTTTAGGCGTACCTTTTAGCCAATATGCCAAAGTAGAAAACGATATTCGTTTTTACCATAAAGTTTCGCCAAGAGCCACATTGGCTACGCGCTTTTTAGCCGGCGTTGCTTATCCGTACGGAAATTCTAAAGAAGTACCGTATTTGAAACAATTTTTTATTGGAGGTTCTAACTCCATTCGTGCTTTCAGACCGCGTTCTATTGGTCCCGGAAGTTACGATCCTAAAACTGCACCAAGTTCTTTTTTAATGGATCAATCGGGTGATATTAAGTTAGAAGCTAATATTGAATACCGTCCAAAACTTTTTAGCGTTTTTGAAGGAGCAATTTTTGTTGATGCCGGAAATGTATGGTTAATTAATAAAAATGAAGCGCGCCCCGGCGGAGAATTTACTAAAGATTTTTATAAAGATATTGCTATTGGAGCCGGTGTTGGCTTACGTGTAGATATTGAATTACTTATTTTTAGATTAGATTTGGCTTTCCCGGTTCGTTATCCGTACGGTGAAGATCGTTGGGCAAAAATAGATTTATTAAATAGCAGATGGCGAAAAGATAATTTACTTTTAAACTTTGCTATTGGTTATCCGTTTTAAATTATTGATGTATGATAAAACACATTTTATTTTTTGCGCTATGTTTAGGAGGTGTAATAAGCTATTCGCAAACAGCTAACGACGAATTAATTCAACAATTATATAAAAGCGATCAAGCGGTAAGAAAGGAGCTTCATGAAATAATAAATTCTGAAGATCAAACAAATTTGTATAAAAAACTTGACGAAATGAATAAGATTGATGCTGTTAATCAAAAAATTGCATTTCCGTTACTTGATAAATATTTAGAAAATGAAATTGAATTATCTAACGAATCTATAAAAGGGCTTTATTATATTTTACAACATTCCGAATTTCATGAAAAATACAAACCTTTTGTTGAAATAGCTTTTCAAAAAAAAGCTATTATGCCAAACGAATACGCGCAATTTATAGACAGATTATTGGTTCGCAAAAAACAAACTCAGTTATACGGGCTTCAGTCAAAATATTGGCCTGAAAATCAAGATATGTTTCTTTTTCCATTAGATAAAAATTATGCAGCCAACAGAAAGAAGATTGGATTAGAAATGGCAGATTATTCTAATTATAAAGATGAATATGTACCAGTTTTATTGAAAAAAAACGAATTCGCAGTTTTTGGCCATGTAAAAAATAAAAATGCAAATCCAATAGAAAATGTTGAGGTTTTTTATAACAATAAAAAAATAGCAATTTCTAACAAAAAAGGATTTGTTGCAGCTAAAATTAAGCCTGAAACTAATAAGCAAATACAGCTGATTTATAAAAAAGACGGAAAGTTATTGTTTGAAGAAACGTTTGATATAAAAGATAATAATTGGCAACTTTTAACGCCAGGTTATATAATAAAATAATAAAAAAATCCACTTCATATAGAAGTGGATTTTTTGTTAACCATGTACGGTTTCTTTTTTACCATATTTTGCAATAATGGTAGCTTCGTAAGTTAACCATTCTTGCCAACGTGCATCTACATCAACACGTTCCGAATATTTTTTTGCCAACTTTAAAAAAGTGGTATAATGGTTGGCTTCGCTTACCATTAATTCGTGGTAAAAAGCGGCCAATTCTTTATCTTCAATATTTTGAGAAAGTACTCTAAAACGTTCGCAACTTCTCGCTTCAATCATCGCTGCAAAAAGCAAACGTTCAATTAAAGCATCGTTTCGGCTTCCGTCTTTTTTAGCAAACTTCATCAATTCACCAACATAATCATCTTTACGCTCACGTCCTAAAGTTAACGCGTTCCTGAATAATTTTAAAAACCATTCCAAAATGCTCCATTTCTTCCTGAGCAATAGCAACCATTTCGGCAACCAAATCGGGTTTTTCAGAATTGTTTACAATAATGTACATGGCATTAGATGCTGCTTTATGTTCACACCAAGCGTGGTCTGTTAAAATCTCTTCAATGTTAGATTCTACAATGTTTACCCATCTTGGGTCGGTTGGTAATTTTAATCCTAGCATAATAAACATAAATTAGTGCAACAAAATTACGTTGTTTTTTGATTAAAAAAAAATTAAGCTAATTTTGGGGCATGAATCCAACGCTATTAATTCTTTCATCGGTTTGGGTAGAACCAAATTCGTCTGCAGCTGGCATGCGCATGTTGCAACTTATTAATTTGTTTCAAAACCAAAAATACACCATTCATTATGCATCAACCGCTGCAAATAGCTTGTTTGGTTTCAATTTGCAAACTTTAAATGTAATTACACATACCGTAGAATTAAACCATGCTAATTTTGATGCTTTTGTAAAACAACTAAATCCTGATGTGGTTATTTTTGACCGATTTATGGTTGAAGAGCAATTTGGTTGGCGCGTGTTACAGCAATGCCCCAATGCGCTACGAATTTTAGATACTGAAGATTTGCATTGTTTGCGCCAAGCAAGGCAATTGGCATACAAGCAAAATCGTGATTTTACTGAGACTGATTTGTTTTCAGAACATGCAAAACGAGAAATTGCTAGCATTTTACGTTGTGATTTGGCGTTAATTATTTCAACCTTCGAAATGCAGTTGCTACAAAATCAATTTCAAATTCCCGAAAACCATTTGTTTTACTTACCTTTTTTAACCGATTTAAATGATTGGAATTCTGCTGTTAATAAAACATTTAATCAGCGTGCCGATTTAGTTTGCATCGGTAATTTTTTACACGAGCCCAATTGGGCAACCGTTCAGATAATAAAAGAAAACATTTGGCCTATTTTACGTAAACAATTGCCAGAAGTAAATATGCGCATTTATGGTGCTTATCCGTCGCAAAAAGTTATGCAATTGCACAAACCTGCCGAACGTTTTTTTATTGAAGGCCGTGCCGATAATGCTTCTGAGGTAATAGGTTCTGCTAAAGTTATGGTTGCACCTATTCCGTTTGGCGCCGGCATAAAAGGGAAATTGTACGAAGCTATGTTATACGGAACGCCATCGGTTACAACACCAATTGGAGCCGAAGCCATGTACGATAATTTGCCTTGGAACGGGCAGATTGCAGATAATGAAATCGATTTTTGCAACGCAGTTGTACATTTGTACCAAAATGAAAACCAGTGGAAACAAGCCCAACAAAACGGCTATGATTTAATTAAAAGTAAATACGATAAAGATTTATTTGCCGATTTGTTTTCGGTAAAAATAGAATCATTAAAAAATAACCTAACTTTGCATCGCAATACGAATTTTATGGGGCAAATTTTAAATTACCATTTGTACAGAAGTACAGAATTTATGTCCCGTTGGATCGAAGAAAAAAATAAAAAACAAAATGAAAATAGCTCAAGTTAATAGCGAAACGGTAGATTGGGATTTGTTAATTTTGGCTGATCCGTCGGAAGAAGTTATTGCATCGTACATTGATAATTGTATTATTTTTCAGTTGTACGAAGAAACTTTTCCGGTTGCTGTTGTTGCTCTTTTAAAGTTAAACGATACTGAAATAGAAATTAAAAATATTGCCGTTGACGAAGAATATCAGAATCAAGGATTAGGAACCGATTTAATTCATTTCTGTGCCAAGCAAGCCAAACAAAATGGCTACAAAAAATTATGGATAGGAACCGGAAATTCATCATTATCTCAATTGCTTTTGTATCAAAAATTAGGTTTTAGAATGAGCTATATTAAAGAAAACTTTTTTGTAGAACATTATGACGAAAAAATTGTAGAAAACAAAATACCGTGTTTAGATATGGTTATGTTATACAAAAACTTATAAATAAAAAAGCTTACCTAAATGGTAAGCTTTTTTTTATGTGTTAATTTCTAGGTCAGAAATATAATCTTGGTATTCGTAAAAAAAGTATTCAAACGCAGCCATTTTTTCATTAAAAAAGTCATAAATAGCTGGCCATGTTGCTCGGTTGTTAATGCAAACTCCTGTTTTTTCAACCCAAATTTTACTAATTAGTTTGCCGTTGTCTAAATAAAAATTACGTTCAAAAATAGCATCCGGCACATGTTCTTCTAACAAAATGGTTTTTAACGATTCTATTTTTTCATAATAAATTTTTCGCTTTTCATCATCTTTACATTCGATATCTAAAGTTACTTGCGCTTTTTTGTTGTCGGCGTAAAATTTAAATGTAAAATCTTTAATCTTCGTGTCGTACAACAACCATTTTCTTGGATATTCTTCCGCAAAGGTTGTCCAAAATTCTTTTTTTATTTTTAGTGCTTCTTCTTTACTAAACATTTCAGTATCTTTATTACTATAGATTTATTTCGAAAAATGAAATTTGATACATTTTTACAATCGCTTACAAAATTACAAAATATTGAGTTACCATTTTTAGTATCGCACGAAAAGATGGCTCCTTTTGAACGCATCAACCAATTACGCAGCTTAGACTTTTCGAGTTTAGATTATCGCGAAGCTGCTGTTTTAATATTGTTTTACCAAAAAAATAACGAAACGTATTTTGTGCTAACCGAGCGAAATGAATATGCGGGCGTGCATTCTAAACAAATTAGCTTGCCTGGCGGTAAAAAAGAAAAATTTGATTTAGATTTAAAACATACCGCAGTGCGAGAAACTGAGGAGGAGATTGGAATAAATATTTCGGTACAGCAAGTTGCCAGTGCTTTATCACCGGTTTATGTGCCACCAAGTAATTTTATGATTTATCCGTTTATTGGATTTGCCAACCAATCGTTTACCTTTAATCCAGATCCTCGAGAAGTAAAAAATATAATTGAAGTTAAGGTGGCCGATTTGTTTCATCCCGATGTAGTTCAGTTTCAAAACATGACAACATCGTATTCTAATTCAACTTCGGTTCCTTATTTTAAAATTAATGATTATGTAGTTTGGGGAGCAACTGCTATGATTTTAAGCGAATTAATAGATGTGCTAGATGTTTTATTAAAACAATAGAAATATGTACCTTTGTTGTCTGACAAAAAAATAAAAAATGGGATTATTTAAGCGAAACATATTTGGGCACATCTTATTTTTAAAACGCTGGTTAATTTATGCTTTTGGTTTGCTAACGCATAAACGCTATAAAGGATTTAATCAATTAAATATTGAAGGCTCAGATATTTTAAGAAATTTGCCCCAAAACAATGTACTTTTTATATCCAACCATCAAACGTATTTTGCTGATGTTGTTGCCATGTTTCATGTATTTAACGCCAGCTTAAAAGGACGCGAAAATAATATTAACAATGTTGCAGGTTATTTATTTAACCCCAAGTTAAATTTGTATTACGTTGCAGCTAAAGAAACCATGCAAAAAGGCCTTTTACCTCGTATAATGGCTTATGCAGGAGCAATTTCTGTTGAAAGAACTTGGCGTGCCAATGGTGCCGATATTAGCGGTGCCGATAAAAAAGCTGTAAATTTAGATGATACAGCCAATATTGGCGAAGCTTTAAAAGACGGATGGGTAATAACGTTTCCGCAAGGAACAACCAAATCGTTTAAGCCCGTACGTAAAGGTACTGCGCACATTATAAAAAATTATAAACCAATTGTTGTACCGGTTGTGATTGACGGATTTAGACGTTCTTTTGATAAAAAAGGTTTACGTTTAAAGAAAAAAGGCATTTTACAATCTATGGTAATCAAGGCACCATTACGTATTGATTACGATAACGAATCGATTGATGAAATTGTTAGAAAAATTGAATTTGCTATTGAACAGCATCCTTCGTTTTTAAAAGTTATTTCTGAAGATCAGCTTAAAGAAATGGAAAAGCTAAATAAAGAAAGAAAATATTAATTAAAAAGCTCAACTTTTAAAGTTGAGCTTTTTTTATATTGCTAAAGCTGGCGTGCTGTAAAGTTTGTTTTGTAACATGGTTTTTACATTAAAATGCCATTCGTGTTTTAAAATACTTAATACCATGCTATCACGGCGTAAACCATTTGGTGCAATGGCGTTGCTGCGTATAACGCCCTCAATGGTACAACCAATGCTTTTTAAGGCATTAATGCTGCGCTCATTTTCAGTATAGCAACGAAATTCTAAGCGCTCCATATGCATGGTTTCAAAACAAAAATCAAGCAACAAATATTTACAATGCTTGTTAATGCCAGTACCTTGGTGGTGCTTACCATACCAGGTATAACCCATTTGCATTTTTTGTAACCCTAAATTAATGTCACAAAAGCGGGTAGCGCCTGCAAATTTATTTTGCATTTTATCATAAACAATAAACGCATATTCTTGTTGTTTAATTCGAGCTTCAATAGCAGCGCTAATATATTTTTTTAAATTATCTGGCGTATTGGCTTTCACCATGGTATATTCCCAAATTTCTGGTTCATTTTCAGTAAAATATAATAAGTCATGAAAATGGTTTTCCTGAAGCGGAATTAACTTTACGAAGTCATTTTCTAAAATATAGTCAACATTAATATCAAAGTTTGTCATCAACTTAAATAGCTGTAAATCAGTTAGTAATAAATTATAAGGCATGCAAAAATAGTAAAATAATTGATTGATTTACATTTCTTAAAAAAAATAATATTTTAAATTTTTTAATTGATTGATTATCAATGTTGTTTTTGTTTTAAATAATGAAATTTTAACTTTTATGGGTTTAAAATATAATATTTTATTTTGATTCACGTTTTAATAGTGTTGAGTTAGAATTTATATGTTAGTAAGCCAGTTTACTGGTAATTTTTTGTTTGTTTAGTAAGAGAAAAATGCAGGCCAAGGCCTGCATTTTATTTTTCAACTTAATTGATATGGCCCTTTACGGGCTATTTTTATTTACATTTGCAAAAAAAACATGTTACAAAAGTTAAAGCACGGTTGGGGCAATATAAATTATAAAGTAGAAATTTTAGCCGGTTTAACCGTAGCAATGACCATGATACCGGAATCGTTATCGTTTGCTATTTTAGCTAATTTAAATCCGTTAAATGGTTTATATGCTGCTTTTATTATGGGATTAGTTACCGCATTGTTTGGCGGACGTCCAGCTATGATTTCTGGCGGAGCAGGAGCAACGGTAATTGTTTTAATTGCTTTGGTGCAAACACATGGTGTTGAATATTTGTTTGTAACTGTAATTTTAGCCGGAATTTTTCAGTTACTGGTTGGAGTTTTTAAATTGGGAAAATTTATTCGTTTAGTTCCAGAATCGGTAATGTATGGTTTTGTAAACGGTTTAGCGGTTGTAATTTTTTTATCGCAACTAAAACAATTTAAAACAATACAGGCTGGACAAGAGGTCTGGATGCAAGGCCCTGAATTATATAAAATGCTTGCTTTAACAGGTTTAACTGTTGTAATTGTTTTTCTATTTCCAAAAATAACAAAAAAAATTCCTGCATCATTGGTTGGTATTGTTGTGGTTTTTGCCTTAGTTGCCGCATTAGGAATAGAAACCCGTACGGTGAAAGATATTGCAACCATAGCTGGTACATTACCTCCGTTTCATATTCCAATGGTTCCTTTTTCGTTAGAAACCTTGCAGGTTATTTTTCCATACGCCTTAGTAATGGCTGGCGTTGGTTTGATAGAAACCTTATTAACCTTAACAGTGGTTGATGAAATGACTGAAACCCGTGGAGATAGTAATCAAGAATGTTTAGCACAAGGTTCAGCAAATATTTTAAATGGATTTTTTACCGGAATGGGTGGTTGTGCCATGATTGCGCAAACTTTTGTTAATATTGATGCGGGCTCACGTACGCGTTTGGCTGGCGTAATAGGTGCTTTTGCCATTTTACTTATTATTTTAGTAGGCGCTCCGTTTATAGAAATGGTTCCTATGGCAGCTTTAACCGGAGTAATGATGGTGGTTGCTTTTTTAACCTTTAAATGGAGTAGTTTTAAGTTTATTCATAAAATGCCAAAATCAGATACAATTGTTATGTTGGTTGTTATGGCAATTACCATTTTTATGCACAATTTGGCTTTGGCCGTTTTAGCTGGAGTTATTATTTCGGCCTTAGTTTTTGCTTGGGAAAGTGCGGTACGTATTCGTGCACGTAAATATGTAGCTAATGACGGAATAAAATATTACGAAATTTATGGACCTTTATTTTTTGCGTCGGTTTCTCATTTTATAGAAAAGTTTGATGTGGATGCCGATCCTGAAAATGTAGTTGTAAGTTTTAAAGAAAGTAGAATAGCAGATGTTTCGGGTATTGAAGCTTTAAATAAGTTAGCCGAAAAATATAGAGCAAAAGATAAAAAAATTGTTTTAACACATTTATCTGCCGATTGTATTCAATTACTTAAAAATGCCGACGTTTTAGTTAAGGTTGATATCAATACAGATCCTACGTATAAAATACCATATAACGTACAGTAAAAAAAAGAGAAAGCTTTAGCTTTCTCTTTTTTATATTTCTACATAAGTTGTAGCTTTCGGTATTTGTAAAACCTTTGCTTGTATATCCTGAGGTAAAACAGTTAGAGCGCGTTCTTTTAAATTCATAAAAGCACCATCTACATTTACAATAGCGCTTAAAGTACCGTCTACTTTAAATAATTTATGTTCGATACTAAATCTTGACTTTTGTGTATCATATTTTGTTAAGGCAACTTCAATATAAACAAACTCATCCATTCTTACTTCGCGTTTAAAAAGCGTTTCTTCTCGAAATAATACCGGACCAATTCCAAGTTTTAGGCATTCTTTCATAGAAAGACCAATGTGAATCATTAAGTTGCTACGTGCTTGGGTGCACATATCAGAATAAGCTGAATGCCTAACATGTCTGTTAGCATCAATCATAGACCAAAGTACTTGTCCTTTATAAAAAATAGTTTCCATTATAAGTATTAGTTTTATGCAATATATAAACTATCTGTAAAATTTGCTAATTGTTGTTTTTGTAAATCAACCCTTGTTTTATTGGGGGTTGTGCTTTTGTTGATTGTAGATAATGATAATTTAACATATAAAAAATAGGGGTGTTTTGTAAATAGTTTGTGTTTTTTTATAAATTTGTAGCGAAAAACAAACCAATATTAATTATAATAATAGGTAGTATGGCATCATTTCGATTTGAAGCATTAAAAATTGCAGGAACCAGACCAATGGTAAACGTTTCTGAATTAGACCGTAAGTCGGCAATTTTCGGTAGCAATGTTTTTAATGATAAATCTATGCGACAATTTTTAACTCCAGATGCTTACAAAGCGGTTAAAAACGCAATGGATTTGGGGGTGAAAATAGATCGTAAATTAGCAGACAGCGTTGCAATGGGTATGAAAGAGTGGGCGCTTTCTAAAGGCGTTACGCATTATACGCATTGGTTTCAACCGCTAACAGGTACAACGGCAGAAAAGCATGATGCTTTTTTTGAAACTTCTCCAGACGGGGCAGATCCGATTGAGCGTTTAGCAGGTACGCAATTGGTTCAGCAAGAATCAGATGCATCATCTTTTCCTAATGGTGGTATTCGTAATACGTTCGAAGCGCGTGGTTACACAGCTTGGGATCCAACTTCGCCAGCATTTATTTACGGTACAACTTTATGTATTCCTACCGTTTTTGTTTCGTACACCGGCGAAGCTTTAGATAATAAAACACCTTTGTTACGTGCGCTTTCTGCAATAGATGCTGCCGCTACTG
This genomic window from Flavobacterium agricola contains:
- a CDS encoding GNAT family N-acetyltransferase, which encodes MKIAQVNSETVDWDLLILADPSEEVIASYIDNCIIFQLYEETFPVAVVALLKLNDTEIEIKNIAVDEEYQNQGLGTDLIHFCAKQAKQNGYKKLWIGTGNSSLSQLLLYQKLGFRMSYIKENFFVEHYDEKIVENKIPCLDMVMLYKNL
- a CDS encoding DUF4268 domain-containing protein, with translation MFSKEEALKIKKEFWTTFAEEYPRKWLLYDTKIKDFTFKFYADNKKAQVTLDIECKDDEKRKIYYEKIESLKTILLEEHVPDAIFERNFYLDNGKLISKIWVEKTGVCINNRATWPAIYDFFNEKMAAFEYFFYEYQDYISDLEINT
- a CDS encoding GNAT family N-acetyltransferase — protein: MPYNLLLTDLQLFKLMTNFDINVDYILENDFVKLIPLQENHFHDLLYFTENEPEIWEYTMVKANTPDNLKKYISAAIEARIKQQEYAFIVYDKMQNKFAGATRFCDINLGLQKMQMGYTWYGKHHQGTGINKHCKYLLLDFCFETMHMERLEFRCYTENERSINALKSIGCTIEGVIRSNAIAPNGLRRDSMVLSILKHEWHFNVKTMLQNKLYSTPALAI
- a CDS encoding lysophospholipid acyltransferase family protein, with amino-acid sequence MGLFKRNIFGHILFLKRWLIYAFGLLTHKRYKGFNQLNIEGSDILRNLPQNNVLFISNHQTYFADVVAMFHVFNASLKGRENNINNVAGYLFNPKLNLYYVAAKETMQKGLLPRIMAYAGAISVERTWRANGADISGADKKAVNLDDTANIGEALKDGWVITFPQGTTKSFKPVRKGTAHIIKNYKPIVVPVVIDGFRRSFDKKGLRLKKKGILQSMVIKAPLRIDYDNESIDEIVRKIEFAIEQHPSFLKVISEDQLKEMEKLNKERKY
- the tamL gene encoding translocation and assembly module lipoprotein TamL translates to MKSTVFSIKYFLLLVLIAIYTTSCSGIKAVPEGEYLYVGPKIAVLPDSIYSKSERKAFDAEINALLFPKPNKSFWGMRPGLFFHNLKNPEKKSGLGHWLSKKFGEEPILLSNVDVNYNRDLIVNRLENKGYFNVRAEAEANTKVKTATVDYEVTPNAQFLIRDVSYASDSSRIWQDILKTEKHSLLKPNQPYNLDVIKQERVRIDTYLRNHGYFYFIDDYLLIQADSSVGKHQVDLRLVLKPTTPKIAKYPYSINDIFVYVGNNDANYFLNYKKDTVPNYKNIVITDLDSLFKPKIFDNTIHFKTGGLYNRRDQSISLNRLVNLGIFKFVKNQFVIADSLNHKLNVMYMLSPSEMKSLRFETTGKTNSASYTGFEVSTNWQHKNLFKGGERFKFSVFGGMDFQLGGNNQGYDIYRLGSELSINWPRLIAPFGINYTGDYVPRTQATIGYEFQKRMQLYALNTFKTSFGYNWKYRTFSEHNLDVIEIFYVSPTSVTELFQNQAQTNSYDARILNKQLTFGPTYSYTFTNTMLNKKNTWYYKGSADLSANIVGLLTGANVKKGKEKEILGVPFSQYAKVENDIRFYHKVSPRATLATRFLAGVAYPYGNSKEVPYLKQFFIGGSNSIRAFRPRSIGPGSYDPKTAPSSFLMDQSGDIKLEANIEYRPKLFSVFEGAIFVDAGNVWLINKNEARPGGEFTKDFYKDIAIGAGVGLRVDIELLIFRLDLAFPVRYPYGEDRWAKIDLLNSRWRKDNLLLNFAIGYPF
- a CDS encoding glycosyltransferase family 4 protein, which produces MNPTLLILSSVWVEPNSSAAGMRMLQLINLFQNQKYTIHYASTAANSLFGFNLQTLNVITHTVELNHANFDAFVKQLNPDVVIFDRFMVEEQFGWRVLQQCPNALRILDTEDLHCLRQARQLAYKQNRDFTETDLFSEHAKREIASILRCDLALIISTFEMQLLQNQFQIPENHLFYLPFLTDLNDWNSAVNKTFNQRADLVCIGNFLHEPNWATVQIIKENIWPILRKQLPEVNMRIYGAYPSQKVMQLHKPAERFFIEGRADNASEVIGSAKVMVAPIPFGAGIKGKLYEAMLYGTPSVTTPIGAEAMYDNLPWNGQIADNEIDFCNAVVHLYQNENQWKQAQQNGYDLIKSKYDKDLFADLFSVKIESLKNNLTLHRNTNFMGQILNYHLYRSTEFMSRWIEEKNKKQNENSSS
- a CDS encoding NUDIX hydrolase, giving the protein MKFDTFLQSLTKLQNIELPFLVSHEKMAPFERINQLRSLDFSSLDYREAAVLILFYQKNNETYFVLTERNEYAGVHSKQISLPGGKKEKFDLDLKHTAVRETEEEIGINISVQQVASALSPVYVPPSNFMIYPFIGFANQSFTFNPDPREVKNIIEVKVADLFHPDVVQFQNMTTSYSNSTSVPYFKINDYVVWGATAMILSELIDVLDVLLKQ